From Coriobacteriaceae bacterium, a single genomic window includes:
- a CDS encoding MFS transporter, whose protein sequence is MATQTSTAIDPNAIAPDTGRPMTKTETWRFMIGFIIFGIMWMMSGTIGSNVLFPERFNGLNIGQPEAILAAMNSVGSIFALFSNLVFGALSDHCHSRFGKRTPFIVVGGFICGCAFWSTSVATTLPMIVASWCVLQIGLNCMLAPAVAVLSDRIPLNKRGTLSAFYGGGATAGQSIGTIIGTQFLSNPVPGFIIGTVSWFLTGILATIIWPREKSATLAEGEQSEKLNLKSLLLMFVPPTKNCRDFYLALFGRLLLIFGYFCINGYQLYILEKYIGLPVAEAGAVLSSMSVVIMVVSLVASLTSGAISDKIGRRKPIILVATIMMCTGIALPWLLKSVAGMYGFALLAGLGYGIYSSVDQALNVDVLPDKENAGKDLGILNIANTIGQILGPIVTSAIVVATGSYFMAFPISIVLIAVGYVFIMLIKSAK, encoded by the coding sequence ATGGCAACCCAAACGTCAACGGCGATTGATCCCAACGCCATTGCCCCCGACACCGGTAGGCCCATGACCAAAACCGAGACATGGCGCTTCATGATCGGCTTTATCATCTTCGGAATCATGTGGATGATGTCGGGCACGATCGGCTCCAACGTCTTGTTCCCCGAGCGCTTTAACGGCCTTAACATCGGCCAGCCCGAGGCGATTCTCGCGGCGATGAACTCGGTCGGCTCGATCTTCGCCCTGTTCTCGAATCTTGTTTTTGGCGCACTTTCCGACCACTGCCACAGCCGCTTTGGCAAGCGCACGCCGTTTATCGTTGTCGGCGGCTTTATCTGCGGCTGCGCCTTCTGGAGCACTTCGGTTGCCACCACGCTTCCTATGATCGTCGCCTCCTGGTGTGTGCTGCAGATTGGTCTTAACTGCATGCTTGCTCCCGCTGTTGCCGTGCTTTCCGACCGTATTCCGCTTAACAAGCGCGGTACGCTCTCCGCTTTCTATGGCGGCGGTGCAACGGCTGGTCAGTCTATCGGCACCATCATCGGTACGCAGTTCCTCTCCAACCCGGTGCCCGGCTTTATTATCGGTACAGTTTCTTGGTTCCTGACCGGCATCCTTGCCACCATTATTTGGCCGCGCGAGAAGTCTGCCACGCTTGCCGAGGGCGAGCAGTCCGAGAAGCTCAACCTCAAGTCGCTGCTGCTCATGTTCGTTCCGCCCACCAAGAACTGCCGCGACTTCTACCTGGCACTCTTTGGCCGCCTTCTCCTCATCTTTGGTTACTTCTGTATCAACGGCTATCAGCTATACATCCTCGAGAAGTACATCGGTCTTCCAGTGGCAGAAGCCGGCGCGGTCCTTTCGAGTATGTCCGTCGTGATCATGGTCGTGTCGCTTGTCGCCTCGCTCACCTCGGGCGCCATCTCCGACAAGATCGGCCGTCGCAAGCCCATCATCCTCGTTGCAACGATCATGATGTGCACTGGTATCGCCCTGCCCTGGCTGCTTAAGTCCGTTGCTGGCATGTACGGCTTCGCTCTGCTGGCCGGTCTTGGCTACGGCATCTATTCTTCCGTGGACCAGGCGCTCAATGTCGACGTCCTGCCCGATAAGGAGAATGCCGGCAAGGACCTGGGTATCCTCAACATCGCCAACACCATCGGCCAGATTCTCGGCCCCATCGTGACTTCGGCAATTGTTGTCGCCACCGGTTCCTACTTCATGGCGTTCCCGATCTCCATCGTGCTCATCGCCGTGGGCTATGTGTTCATCATGCTCATCAAGAGCGCCAAGTAA
- a CDS encoding TetR/AcrR family transcriptional regulator, which translates to MNNDQEKKSVRTASRRSNAAQERLEQIVLAAVKIINARGYNGMSLQAVANEVGITQAGVLHYVGNKQGLLLEVIQHYYKQSSDIDDYLTLFAPGGAFEGQKPKIPEYLRLIVAENANQPELVMLFQTLNTEAMSPESPMHEYFNNYSREATHPSWVPAWSVPNGVDAEETLSCALAAMYGLEGRWLARPDEIDYKAEWAKFEDVLFPLPMWENYR; encoded by the coding sequence ATGAACAACGATCAAGAGAAGAAATCGGTCCGAACGGCCTCGAGGCGCAGCAATGCCGCGCAGGAGCGCCTTGAGCAGATTGTGCTCGCCGCCGTCAAGATTATTAACGCACGCGGCTACAACGGCATGTCGCTCCAGGCCGTCGCAAACGAGGTGGGAATCACCCAAGCAGGCGTGCTTCACTATGTGGGCAATAAACAGGGCCTTTTGCTCGAAGTTATCCAGCATTATTACAAGCAAAGTTCTGATATCGATGACTACCTCACGCTGTTTGCGCCCGGCGGTGCCTTTGAGGGGCAGAAGCCGAAAATACCCGAGTATCTGCGATTGATCGTCGCAGAGAACGCCAACCAGCCCGAGCTCGTCATGCTGTTTCAAACCCTCAACACCGAGGCGATGTCACCCGAAAGTCCGATGCACGAGTATTTCAACAACTATTCACGCGAGGCAACCCACCCATCTTGGGTCCCGGCATGGTCGGTACCCAACGGCGTCGATGCCGAAGAGACGCTCTCGTGTGCCCTTGCCGCCATGTACGGTCTCGAAGGTCGTTGGCTCGCCCGTCCAGACGAAATCGATTACAAAGCAGAATGGGCCAAATTCGAGGACGTCCTCTTCCCTCTGCCGATGTGGGAAAACTATCGCTAG